A region from the Anaerolineae bacterium genome encodes:
- the trmFO gene encoding FADH(2)-oxidizing methylenetetrahydrofolate--tRNA-(uracil(54)-C(5))-methyltransferase TrmFO: protein MEPIIVIGGGLAGAEAAWQIAQRGVPVILYEMRPVKMTPAHQTDKFAELICSNSLGSDLPDRAPGLLKEELRKLGSLILACADATRVPAGGALAVGREAFAEEVTRRILSHPLIEVRRAEVTEIPRQGIVVIATGPLTSEPLAEEIRKLTGGEHLYFYDAMAPIVTLESIDMTKAFRASRYGQGDDDYINCPMTAEEYYRFVDALVSAETIPLHTFETEDPRFFEACLPIEVLAKRGRDALAFGPLKPVGLIDPRTGERPFAVVQLRQDDLAGTLYNMVGFQTNLRWSEQDRVFRMIPGLEHAEFVRYGQMHRNTFIDGPRLLKPTMQLRSDERIFFAGQITGTEGYVGSTASGFVAGVNASRLARGKPLVVFPPTTMIGALMHYVSSPAVKDFQPMKANFGIMPALERMPRGKRSRAQAYVERARRDLPSLSDID from the coding sequence ATGGAGCCGATTATTGTGATCGGAGGTGGACTGGCCGGCGCGGAGGCGGCCTGGCAGATCGCTCAACGCGGCGTGCCGGTCATCTTGTACGAGATGCGGCCGGTCAAGATGACGCCGGCGCATCAGACCGATAAATTTGCCGAGCTGATCTGCAGTAACTCGCTGGGTTCCGACCTGCCGGATCGGGCGCCTGGCCTGCTGAAGGAGGAACTGCGCAAACTGGGGTCGCTGATACTGGCCTGTGCGGATGCGACGCGGGTGCCGGCCGGCGGCGCCCTGGCTGTGGGCCGGGAGGCCTTTGCCGAAGAGGTGACGCGGCGGATCTTGAGCCATCCGCTGATCGAGGTGCGCCGTGCGGAGGTGACCGAAATCCCTCGCCAGGGCATTGTGGTCATTGCCACCGGTCCGCTCACCTCTGAGCCGCTGGCAGAGGAGATACGCAAGCTCACAGGCGGCGAACATCTGTACTTTTACGATGCGATGGCGCCGATTGTGACCCTGGAATCCATCGACATGACCAAGGCATTCCGCGCCTCGCGCTACGGCCAAGGGGATGATGATTACATCAACTGCCCGATGACGGCGGAGGAATATTATCGCTTCGTGGATGCGCTGGTCAGCGCGGAGACCATCCCTTTGCATACCTTTGAGACCGAGGACCCGCGCTTTTTCGAAGCCTGCCTGCCCATCGAAGTGCTGGCAAAGCGGGGCAGGGATGCGCTGGCCTTTGGCCCGCTCAAGCCAGTGGGGTTGATTGATCCCCGCACGGGAGAGCGGCCGTTCGCCGTGGTGCAGTTGCGCCAGGATGACCTGGCCGGCACCCTGTACAACATGGTGGGGTTCCAGACCAACCTGCGCTGGAGCGAGCAGGACAGGGTGTTTCGCATGATACCCGGCCTGGAGCATGCGGAGTTTGTGCGTTACGGACAGATGCACCGCAACACGTTTATTGACGGGCCGCGGCTGTTAAAGCCCACCATGCAGTTGCGCTCTGACGAGCGGATTTTCTTCGCCGGCCAGATCACCGGCACAGAAGGATATGTCGGCTCCACCGCCAGCGGGTTTGTGGCGGGGGTGAACGCCAGCCGGCTGGCGCGCGGCAAGCCGCTGGTGGTGTTCCCGCCGACGACGATGATCGGGGCGCTGATGCATTACGTCAGCTCGCCGGCGGTGAAAGACTTTCAGCCGATGAAGGCCAACTTTGGGATTATGCCGGCGCTGGAGCGGATGCCGCGGGGCAAGCGGTCCCGGGCGCAGGCGTATGTCGAACGGGCGCGCCGCGACCTGCCGAGTTTGTCAGACATTGATTGA